A region of Solanum stenotomum isolate F172 unplaced genomic scaffold, ASM1918654v1 scaffold37231, whole genome shotgun sequence DNA encodes the following proteins:
- the LOC125852572 gene encoding F-box/kelch-repeat protein At3g23880-like isoform X1: MDGRRPLPEDLVVDILLRLPVESLLRFKCVCKHWYALIKSPSFIEKHFHHKNNCARLLVCNLKVAREVHPIVRSVVFSLLPEEIVPGVTPEQKTLLQLPRITDFTCVAGPVNGLFLVQKKFYGYNVCLGLWNPATREFRSLPPAPFVIKAFFSDHDHQFGLGFDLLTLDYKVVWIRVFWDELGEGANNRVYACVYSSCNNSWKHLTPEFPPSSTLSAPLDATYLNGVYYWLCRGLDDIYTIRSFDMGSEQFGEMQVPDIPSEHWGTLTLHGGSLAMLTGDPGKPMTSIYDVWVMKQDGNWSKVLTVQPHIDAHWPRNILDNDMMVFEITETSQLVRYDPKTRQVTDLGFQLDLNIAGCWVFNYKESLAPIKRETQGEVEQIEHFFYTIPMDEYNLWNTKYFNDNN, encoded by the coding sequence ATGGATGGTCGCCGTCCTTTACCAGAAGATCTAGTAGTTGATATTCTATTGAGATTGCCAGTGGAATCACTCTTGCGTTTCAAATGTGTGTGCAAGCACTGGTATGCTCTCATCAAAAGTCCGAGTTtcattgaaaaacattttcatcaCAAGAACAATTGTGCCCGCCTCCTTGTTTGCAACTTGAAAGTAGCACGTGAAGTACACCCCATCGTAAGGTCTGTTGTATTCTCCTTGCTCCCTGAAGAAATTGTTCCAGGTGTGACCCCTGAACAAAAAACTCTCCTTCAGCTTCCGAGGATCACTGATTTCACGTGTGTTGCTGGTCCAGTTAATGGCTTATTCTTAGTGCAGAAGAAGTTTTATGGATACAATGTCTGCTTGGGTTTGTGGAATCCTGCCACCAGAGAGTTCAGGTCTCTGCCTCCTGCGCCTTTTGTGATTAAGGCCTTTTTCTCGGACCATGATCATCAGTTCGGATTGGGATTTGACCTGTTGACTCTAGATTATAAGGTTGTATGGATTCGAGTGTTCTGGGATGAACTGGGAGAAGGTGCTAATAATCGTGTCTATGCCTGTGTCTATTCCTCATGCAACAATTCATGGAAACACCTTACTCCTGAATTCCCTCCCAGTTCTACCTTATCTGCACCCCTTGACGCCACTTATCTCAACGGGGTTTATTATTGGCTTTGTAGGGGCCTTGATGACATCTACACGATTCGCTCTTTTGACATGGGCAGCGAACAGTTTGGGGAGATGCAAGTCCCAGATATTCCAAGTGAACATTGGGGGACACTTACATTGCATGGCGGCTCACTTGCTATGTTAACCGGAGACCCTGGTAAACCAATGACATCCATATACGATGTGTGGGTAATGAAACAAGACGGAAATTGGTCCAAAGTTCTAACTGTACAACCTCATATAGATGCTCATTGGCCTCGCAACATCTTGGATAATGATATGATGGTTTTCGAGATCACAGAAACTTCACAGCTGGTGCGATATGACCCTAAAACAAGACAAGTTACCGATCTTGGATTTCAGCTGGACCTTAACATTGCTGGCTGTTGGGTTTTCAATTACAAGGAGAGCCTAGCTCCAATAAAGAGAGAGACACAGGGCGAGGTCGAGCAAATTGAACACTTCTTCTATACCATACCAATGGATGAGTATAACCTTTGGAATACAAAATACTTTAATgataataattga